In Paenibacillus guangzhouensis, a single window of DNA contains:
- a CDS encoding penicillin-binding protein, with protein MVKRIRIRTMFIGGCITILFFILLTRIFWVQVVNASFWTEKAKETWSTTVKLNAVRGTIFDRNMNTLAVDAPAYTVAVNPKRIHDLQMEEPIAAKLSEILKKPLPEMLALVTAKKDDGTYYDQREVRQEGWKIDQTLADKINTYIDEIREKVGKNADVGIYLMKETKRFYPNDSLAAHVLGYTDKQGKAVTGLEAFFNKDLAGTNGSISYDQDRKGYKLPSADEIYKPEKDGKNLVLTLDQNIQHFTEEALKEVYNKYQPISATAIVADPSTMDILAMANLPNYNPNKYWETTNQKNFYDHAIKSVYEPGSTFKIITLAAAVQEGLFNPNETYMSGQIKVGKWPIRDHKRGGWGEITFLEGLKRSSNVAFVKLGYERLQKDKLEKYFEDFGFGQKTGVPLFGEQAGLLRLDSNAAVATATFGQGSVVVTPIQQVAGVAAVANGGKLMAPRLVKEIIDPTTNTTTKIEPTMIRQVISPETSRKVGEYLEQVVSDRKIGTGKSAYIEGYRIAGKTGTAQKPKKGGGYEANKYVVSFIGYAPVEDPKLLIYVIIDEPNDQYVGGGSAAGPVFKSIMSQSLRYLGIEPSTEPKPETETEKKEDAKTAKPVVIVPDVLKQKVVDAKKKLTDQGIAFDTIGKGSNIVRQVPDAGTPIAEGNRVYLITEDPKNITMPDMKGSSLRDVLEFCTLLDISYTVTGEGYVVSQETTKDGDKIHVNFKLEPMTGTPSDPPPK; from the coding sequence ATGGTGAAGAGAATACGAATACGGACCATGTTTATCGGAGGATGTATTACCATCCTCTTTTTTATTCTATTAACGAGAATTTTCTGGGTTCAGGTGGTCAATGCTTCATTCTGGACGGAGAAAGCAAAAGAAACGTGGTCGACCACGGTTAAACTAAATGCGGTTCGAGGAACGATCTTCGATCGGAATATGAACACACTCGCCGTTGATGCACCGGCTTATACTGTTGCGGTCAATCCGAAGCGGATTCATGATTTGCAGATGGAAGAGCCGATTGCTGCCAAGCTGAGCGAGATTCTGAAGAAGCCGCTTCCTGAGATGTTGGCGCTGGTAACGGCCAAGAAGGATGATGGAACCTATTATGACCAGCGCGAAGTTCGCCAGGAGGGCTGGAAGATTGATCAGACACTTGCGGATAAGATCAATACCTACATCGATGAAATTCGAGAAAAAGTAGGAAAAAACGCGGACGTCGGTATTTACCTGATGAAAGAAACGAAGCGCTTCTATCCGAATGATTCATTAGCTGCACATGTTCTTGGCTATACGGATAAGCAAGGGAAAGCTGTTACAGGACTTGAAGCCTTTTTCAATAAGGATTTAGCGGGAACGAATGGTTCCATCTCTTATGATCAAGACCGCAAAGGATACAAGCTGCCTTCCGCTGACGAGATCTATAAGCCGGAGAAGGACGGTAAAAATTTGGTGTTGACGCTCGACCAGAATATTCAGCATTTTACGGAAGAAGCACTCAAGGAAGTGTATAACAAGTATCAACCGATAAGCGCCACGGCAATCGTCGCTGATCCGAGTACGATGGACATTCTTGCGATGGCCAATCTGCCGAACTATAACCCAAACAAATACTGGGAAACGACCAATCAGAAGAACTTCTATGATCATGCGATCAAATCAGTGTATGAACCAGGCTCGACATTTAAGATCATCACACTAGCTGCTGCGGTACAGGAGGGGCTATTCAATCCGAACGAGACCTATATGTCGGGACAAATAAAAGTTGGCAAGTGGCCAATACGTGACCATAAACGCGGAGGTTGGGGTGAAATTACATTCTTAGAAGGACTTAAGCGTTCGAGTAACGTCGCCTTCGTCAAGTTAGGGTATGAACGGTTACAGAAGGATAAATTGGAGAAATATTTCGAAGATTTCGGTTTTGGTCAAAAAACAGGCGTACCGTTGTTTGGCGAACAAGCAGGGTTATTGCGATTGGATTCAAATGCAGCCGTAGCCACAGCAACATTTGGTCAAGGTAGTGTCGTTGTAACACCGATTCAACAGGTTGCAGGTGTCGCGGCTGTTGCGAATGGCGGGAAGCTCATGGCGCCTCGTCTTGTCAAAGAAATCATTGATCCAACAACCAATACAACGACGAAGATCGAACCGACGATGATCAGACAAGTGATCTCGCCAGAGACTTCTCGCAAGGTTGGGGAGTATTTAGAGCAAGTTGTATCCGATAGGAAGATTGGTACAGGTAAGAGTGCATATATTGAGGGCTACCGAATCGCGGGTAAAACAGGAACGGCACAGAAACCGAAAAAAGGCGGGGGTTACGAAGCGAATAAATATGTCGTATCCTTTATCGGTTATGCACCAGTTGAGGATCCGAAATTATTGATTTATGTCATTATTGATGAACCGAATGACCAATATGTAGGCGGTGGTTCAGCAGCCGGTCCTGTATTTAAATCGATTATGAGCCAGTCCTTAAGATACCTGGGGATCGAACCTAGCACGGAACCGAAGCCAGAGACAGAAACAGAGAAGAAAGAAGACGCCAAAACAGCTAAACCTGTTGTTATTGTCCCAGATGTGCTCAAGCAGAAGGTCGTGGATGCGAAGAAGAAGCTCACCGATCAGGGCATCGCGTTTGATACGATTGGCAAGGGGAGCAACATTGTACGCCAAGTGCCGGATGCGGGAACACCAATCGCTGAAGGGAATCGCGTCTACCTGATTACCGAGGATCCCAAGAACATTACGATGCCGGATATGAAAGGGTCATCGCTTCGAGATGTGCTTGAGTTCTGCACCTTACTCGATATTTCGTATACCGTTACGGGAGAAGGTTATGTTGTAAGCCAAGAGACGACGAAAGACGGCGATAAAATTCATGTGAATTTCAAGCTCGAACCGATGACGGGGACGCCGAGCGACCCTCCGCCCAAATAG
- a CDS encoding stage V sporulation protein D — protein sequence MKSSGVTIRRRIMLSLIVITVGFAALMGRLGFVQLYKGSELSKEAEDSWRREIPFSAKRGEILDRNGVRLAYNISSPSILAIPVQIKDKEATAAALASVLGTTKETMLKYVSKKGSFIVNIQPAGRKITLEKAQQVRDLNLKGIVVAEDNKRYYPFNELAGQVLGIVGLDGGLTGVEKVYDDKLQGQRGNVSFLSDAAGRQMPNSSEKYTEPQDGLNLQLTLDKHLQTIVEREQDQAMAQLNPKSITTIVMNPKNGEILAMSSKPGYDPGNYRDYAPELYNRNLPIWSTYEPGSTFKIITLAAAVQEKKVNLKYDHFYDPGYVDVSGAKLRCWKKGGHGSETFMQVVENSCNPGFVALGQRLGKDKLFEYIKNFGFGQKTGIDLNGEATGILFKLSRVGPVELATTAFGQGVSVTPIQQVAAVSAAINGGYLYQPHVGKRLIQPETGTVLQDMESEPVRQVISEESSKIVREALESVVAKGTGGKAFIDGYRVGGKTGTAQKVINGRYSPNEHIVSFIGFAPADDPQLVVYTAVDNPQGIQFGGLIAAPIVRNIMEDALQYMGVPKRKDQIAHQYKPDEVPLVTVPDMKGMTLEDIYQDMNTNFNLAKSGTGKVVIAQAPKPGERVEKGSTIRIYMGSEAALPNE from the coding sequence GTGAAAAGTTCAGGCGTCACAATACGGCGCAGAATTATGTTGTCATTAATCGTGATAACCGTAGGATTTGCTGCCTTGATGGGCAGGCTAGGGTTTGTGCAATTGTATAAGGGAAGTGAACTCTCCAAGGAAGCGGAAGATTCCTGGCGTCGTGAAATCCCGTTCTCTGCGAAGCGCGGCGAGATCTTGGATCGCAATGGCGTTCGACTCGCCTACAATATCAGCTCACCAAGCATATTGGCTATTCCTGTTCAAATTAAGGACAAGGAAGCTACAGCTGCAGCATTGGCGAGTGTTCTAGGGACAACGAAGGAAACGATGCTTAAATATGTCTCGAAGAAAGGTTCATTTATCGTCAACATCCAGCCGGCAGGGCGTAAAATTACGCTAGAGAAAGCACAGCAAGTTCGGGACTTGAACCTGAAAGGCATCGTCGTCGCGGAAGATAACAAACGGTATTATCCTTTTAACGAGCTTGCAGGGCAAGTGTTGGGGATTGTGGGGCTCGACGGCGGGCTTACAGGCGTAGAGAAGGTCTACGATGATAAGCTGCAAGGTCAACGTGGGAACGTGTCATTCTTATCGGATGCAGCCGGTCGTCAAATGCCGAATTCATCTGAGAAGTACACGGAGCCGCAAGATGGATTGAATTTACAATTGACACTGGACAAACATCTACAGACAATAGTAGAGCGGGAACAAGATCAAGCGATGGCTCAATTGAACCCTAAATCGATTACAACCATCGTCATGAATCCGAAAAACGGAGAGATCCTTGCGATGTCTAGTAAGCCTGGTTATGACCCGGGAAATTATCGTGATTACGCGCCTGAGTTGTATAATCGAAATCTACCTATTTGGAGTACGTATGAGCCGGGATCAACGTTTAAGATTATAACCCTGGCTGCTGCTGTTCAAGAGAAGAAAGTCAATTTGAAGTACGACCATTTCTACGATCCGGGTTATGTCGATGTGAGCGGGGCCAAGCTCCGCTGCTGGAAGAAAGGCGGCCACGGAAGCGAGACGTTCATGCAAGTCGTAGAGAACTCTTGCAACCCGGGGTTCGTGGCACTAGGACAACGCCTCGGCAAGGACAAATTGTTCGAGTACATAAAGAATTTTGGGTTTGGCCAGAAGACAGGCATTGATCTGAACGGGGAAGCGACAGGGATTCTCTTTAAGTTATCCCGTGTAGGTCCGGTTGAGCTTGCGACGACGGCTTTTGGACAGGGGGTATCGGTGACACCGATCCAACAGGTCGCTGCCGTATCTGCAGCGATTAATGGAGGATACTTGTATCAGCCTCATGTTGGCAAACGATTGATTCAACCTGAGACAGGGACGGTTCTTCAAGATATGGAATCAGAACCCGTCCGTCAAGTAATCTCAGAGGAGAGCTCCAAAATCGTTCGGGAAGCACTGGAGAGTGTCGTCGCCAAAGGGACGGGGGGCAAAGCGTTTATCGATGGGTATCGTGTTGGTGGAAAGACGGGAACGGCACAAAAGGTTATCAATGGAAGATACTCACCGAATGAGCACATCGTATCTTTTATTGGCTTCGCGCCAGCGGATGATCCGCAATTGGTCGTCTACACCGCAGTCGATAATCCGCAAGGGATTCAATTCGGGGGTTTGATCGCTGCGCCGATTGTTCGCAACATTATGGAAGATGCGTTACAATATATGGGCGTTCCGAAACGAAAGGATCAGATCGCGCATCAATATAAACCGGATGAAGTGCCGCTTGTTACGGTGCCTGATATGAAGGGGATGACCTTGGAGGACATCTATCAAGACATGAATACCAACTTCAATCTTGCCAAATCGGGTACGGGCAAAGTTGTCATCGCCCAAGCGCCTAAACCGGGAGAACGCGTGGAGAAAGGTTCCACCATTCGGATTTATATGGGCAGTGAAGCTGCCTTGCCGAATGAATAA